The following are encoded together in the Robertmurraya sp. FSL R5-0851 genome:
- the katG gene encoding catalase/peroxidase HPI codes for MEGFSTTNGGKCPFNHGSTTTPKSSGTTNKDFWPNQLNLNILRQHDKKSNPLGEDFNYAEEFQKLDYEALKQDLRNLMTDSQDWWPADYGHYGPMFIRMSWHAAGTYRSGDGRGGGGTGNQRFAPLNSWADNVNIDKARRLLWPIKQKYGNKISWADLLLLTGNVALESMGLKPFGFGGGRADIWHPEEDIYWGSETEMLGDNRYTGDRELENPLAAVQMGLIYVNPEGPNGKPDPIASARDIRETFARMGMNDEETVALIAGGHTFGKAHGAGDAAQVGPDPEAAPIEAQGLGWLSTHGSGKGGDTISSGLEGAWTANPTQWDNGFFDLLFGYEWWLTKSPAGAYQWMAVDPAEKDLAPDAADSSKKVPTVMFTSDLALRFDPIYEKISRRFHANPDEFADAFARAWFKLLHRDMGPKSRYLGPEVPEEDLIWQDPVPAVDYELTEEEVAKIKVLILDSGLTIGELVTTAWASASTFRGSDNRGGANGARIRLTPQKDWEVNQPEQLQRVLSVLEEVQSNLEKKVSLADLIVLGGSAAVEKAAQEAGFDVTVPFAPGRGDATQEQTDAESFDVLEPVADGFRNYQKKEYSVTSEELLVDKAQLLGLTAPEMTVLIGGMRVLGTNHGGTDHGVFTDRVGTLTNDFFVNLLDMGVEWKAVDGIVYEGRDRKTGEVARTATRVDLVFGSNSILRAIAEVYAQEDNKEKFVNDFIAAWVKVMNADRFDLKVTKTNAFAEHSA; via the coding sequence ATGGAAGGTTTTAGCACTACAAACGGCGGCAAATGCCCGTTTAACCATGGCAGCACGACTACTCCTAAATCTAGTGGTACAACAAATAAAGACTTTTGGCCAAATCAGTTAAACTTAAATATACTTCGTCAGCATGACAAAAAATCTAATCCACTAGGAGAAGACTTTAATTATGCAGAAGAATTTCAAAAATTAGATTACGAGGCTCTAAAGCAAGATCTTCGCAACTTAATGACAGACAGCCAAGATTGGTGGCCTGCTGACTATGGTCATTATGGTCCAATGTTTATTCGTATGTCTTGGCACGCGGCTGGTACATACCGTTCGGGAGACGGCCGTGGTGGCGGTGGAACAGGCAATCAGCGTTTTGCTCCACTAAACAGCTGGGCTGACAACGTAAACATTGATAAAGCACGTAGACTATTATGGCCAATTAAACAAAAGTATGGTAACAAGATTTCTTGGGCTGACTTATTGCTTCTAACAGGAAACGTTGCACTTGAATCAATGGGCTTAAAGCCATTTGGTTTTGGTGGCGGACGCGCAGACATCTGGCATCCAGAAGAAGACATCTACTGGGGTTCTGAAACTGAAATGCTAGGTGATAACCGTTACACAGGCGATCGCGAGCTTGAAAATCCACTTGCTGCTGTTCAAATGGGACTGATCTATGTAAACCCAGAAGGTCCAAATGGCAAGCCAGATCCGATTGCAAGTGCTCGTGACATTCGTGAAACATTCGCTCGTATGGGCATGAATGATGAAGAAACTGTTGCATTGATCGCTGGTGGTCATACTTTCGGTAAGGCTCACGGAGCAGGAGACGCTGCACAAGTTGGTCCAGATCCGGAAGCGGCTCCTATTGAAGCACAAGGCTTAGGTTGGTTAAGCACTCATGGTAGTGGTAAAGGTGGAGATACCATCTCTAGTGGTCTTGAAGGTGCTTGGACGGCGAATCCAACGCAGTGGGATAATGGTTTCTTTGATTTATTGTTTGGATATGAATGGTGGTTAACGAAGAGCCCTGCTGGAGCATATCAGTGGATGGCCGTTGATCCTGCTGAAAAAGATCTTGCACCAGATGCAGCAGATTCATCGAAGAAAGTTCCGACCGTAATGTTTACATCAGATTTAGCCTTACGTTTTGACCCTATTTATGAGAAGATTTCACGTCGTTTCCATGCAAATCCTGATGAGTTTGCTGATGCATTTGCTCGCGCATGGTTCAAACTTTTACACCGTGACATGGGTCCTAAATCTAGATACCTTGGTCCAGAAGTTCCAGAAGAAGATCTTATCTGGCAAGATCCTGTACCAGCGGTTGATTATGAATTAACGGAAGAAGAAGTAGCGAAAATCAAGGTATTGATCCTTGACTCTGGACTCACCATTGGCGAGCTAGTGACAACCGCTTGGGCTTCAGCTAGTACGTTCCGTGGCTCAGACAATCGCGGTGGCGCAAATGGCGCTCGCATTCGTCTTACTCCACAAAAGGATTGGGAAGTCAACCAACCGGAACAACTACAAAGAGTTCTTTCTGTGCTTGAAGAAGTTCAAAGCAATCTAGAGAAGAAAGTTAGCCTTGCTGACTTAATCGTACTAGGTGGCTCTGCGGCAGTAGAAAAAGCTGCACAAGAAGCCGGTTTTGATGTAACCGTTCCGTTTGCTCCAGGTCGTGGTGATGCGACACAAGAACAAACGGATGCAGAAAGCTTTGACGTACTAGAGCCTGTTGCTGATGGTTTCCGCAACTACCAGAAGAAAGAGTACAGTGTTACTTCTGAAGAGCTTCTTGTAGACAAGGCACAACTTCTAGGCCTTACAGCACCAGAAATGACGGTTCTAATTGGTGGTATGCGTGTGTTAGGTACGAACCATGGTGGTACGGATCACGGTGTATTCACTGATCGTGTAGGAACACTTACGAACGACTTCTTCGTGAACTTACTCGACATGGGTGTAGAATGGAAAGCTGTAGACGGAATTGTATATGAAGGACGTGATCGTAAGACAGGTGAAGTGGCAAGAACTGCAACTAGAGTGGACCTAGTATTCGGTTCAAACTCCATTTTACGTGCGATTGCTGAAGTGTATGCGCAAGAAGATAACAAAGAAAAATTTGTTAATGACTTTATTGCTGCATGGGTGAAGGTAATGAATGCTGATCGTTTTGATCTTAAAGTAACGAAAACGAATGCTTTTGCTGAGCATAGTGCTTAA
- a CDS encoding YecA family protein: MDLKTLNKIRKGIAQGLKYERELQEKREQKMWRHVSEPFQLESVLNSLSKSELDRIRKNLELKGISGLNKGELIKELVIAIPCHLRRTLSRFDKERYVLFKNIVKHSGKLPLPRNVSVKKVEALMAWGVIFPIHLEGGKGLTVPIEIIEQFHALEGQELQQIIDRNTEWIQLTHGLLYYHGLMNTSLLVDRVSDLMKQEIDFFDFLHVFSSASDYYKQTAYSAYGLVDKRVMNQKEIFNEIEKRPSIDYYPFTKQQLVKAGKPGYVEKTREMTSLMHFLQHYYELTTEEMEDLADQLMIMIFNDGSLNQAVKYFEQRFEFPDLEFVESLAYYLTELFNHSRRWILKGHTPREISQGSKSKLVPSAVLANPGPASNVIDFNSRKAIGRNDPCPCGSGKKYKKCCGKS, from the coding sequence TTGGATTTGAAAACATTGAATAAGATCAGAAAAGGAATCGCTCAAGGATTAAAATACGAGAGAGAGTTACAAGAAAAAAGGGAGCAGAAGATGTGGAGACATGTTAGTGAACCTTTTCAATTAGAAAGTGTGCTTAACTCTCTTTCAAAAAGTGAATTGGATAGAATCCGTAAGAATCTTGAATTAAAAGGAATCAGTGGCTTGAACAAAGGCGAATTAATAAAGGAACTGGTGATTGCCATTCCATGCCATTTACGTAGAACTCTTTCTAGATTCGACAAGGAAAGGTATGTTCTTTTTAAAAATATAGTGAAACATTCAGGGAAGCTCCCGTTGCCTAGGAATGTGTCTGTGAAAAAAGTGGAGGCTTTGATGGCTTGGGGAGTAATTTTTCCCATTCATTTAGAAGGGGGAAAAGGCTTAACGGTCCCTATTGAAATTATAGAACAATTTCATGCGTTAGAGGGACAGGAATTACAACAAATTATTGACAGAAATACGGAGTGGATTCAACTTACCCACGGGTTACTTTATTACCATGGGCTCATGAACACTTCCCTTCTAGTTGACAGGGTTAGTGATTTAATGAAGCAAGAAATAGATTTCTTCGATTTTTTACATGTATTTAGTAGTGCTAGCGACTATTATAAGCAAACCGCTTATTCAGCGTATGGTCTAGTAGATAAGAGAGTGATGAACCAGAAGGAGATTTTTAATGAAATCGAAAAACGTCCAAGTATAGACTATTACCCTTTTACCAAACAACAACTTGTCAAAGCAGGTAAACCGGGATACGTTGAAAAAACAAGAGAAATGACCAGCTTGATGCATTTTTTACAGCATTATTATGAATTGACTACTGAGGAAATGGAGGATCTGGCAGATCAGTTAATGATCATGATATTTAATGATGGTAGTTTGAACCAAGCGGTCAAGTATTTTGAACAACGGTTCGAATTTCCTGATTTGGAATTTGTCGAGAGTCTTGCTTATTATCTGACAGAATTATTTAATCACTCTAGACGGTGGATCTTGAAAGGTCATACACCGAGAGAAATTTCTCAAGGAAGCAAATCAAAGCTGGTTCCATCTGCCGTTCTTGCTAATCCTGGACCTGCATCCAATGTGATTGACTTTAACAGTCGGAAGGCAATCGGTCGTAACGATCCGTGTCCATGCGGAAGTGGGAAAAAATATAAGAAGTGTTGTGGGAAATCTTAA
- a CDS encoding CynX/NimT family MFS transporter — MELLKTKALTHSNYLYLLIAGIVLISFNLRPAITSLGPLVGMIQEDVGLAHWSAGLLMSLPLLVFAVMSPLVPKIAARLTNERTLLIGLTSLLIGITIRSIAIPVLLFTGTLLVGLGIAIGNVLLPAVVKERFPKKFGLMTSVYSTSMGLVASLASGISVPLAVDWDLGWQGAQIVWGLPVIIALILWGFLFKYRDEGKSGNQQKQRTSSKQMWRSSLAWQIAIFMGFQSFSFYVTISWLTEILHSHGINLEMAGWLLSFTQLVGLPASFVIPVLAGRFQSQVWISFFLGLFAVLGYSGLLFGSTYPVLIVSIIFIGIALGGSFPLALTYIGLRTQTGQQTAALSGMAQSTGYVLAAIGPLFIGYLYDLTHAWTVPLVLLIVVSVVLTVFGMLSGRDRYV; from the coding sequence ATGGAATTACTAAAAACCAAGGCACTTACACATTCAAATTATTTATATTTGCTGATTGCTGGTATTGTTCTTATTTCCTTTAACTTACGCCCAGCCATTACCTCTCTAGGCCCGTTGGTCGGAATGATTCAAGAAGATGTGGGATTGGCACACTGGAGTGCAGGGCTATTGATGAGCTTGCCCTTACTCGTATTTGCCGTCATGTCTCCTCTTGTTCCTAAAATAGCGGCTCGGCTGACAAATGAGCGTACCTTATTGATTGGGTTAACCTCTCTTTTGATCGGCATCACCATTCGCTCGATTGCCATTCCTGTTTTACTTTTTACTGGCACTCTCTTGGTCGGTTTGGGCATTGCGATTGGAAATGTCCTTTTGCCAGCTGTCGTTAAGGAACGTTTTCCCAAAAAGTTTGGTCTGATGACCAGTGTTTACTCTACATCCATGGGGTTGGTCGCCTCTTTAGCCTCAGGAATTAGCGTGCCTTTAGCCGTTGATTGGGATCTTGGTTGGCAAGGAGCCCAAATCGTCTGGGGGCTACCAGTGATTATTGCTCTTATCTTGTGGGGTTTCCTATTTAAATATAGAGATGAGGGGAAAAGTGGAAATCAACAAAAGCAAAGAACGTCTTCCAAGCAGATGTGGCGTTCATCGCTCGCTTGGCAAATCGCGATATTCATGGGGTTTCAGTCATTCTCCTTTTATGTCACGATTTCGTGGTTAACGGAAATCTTACATAGTCATGGGATCAATTTGGAAATGGCCGGTTGGCTCCTCTCCTTTACCCAGCTCGTAGGATTGCCGGCTAGCTTTGTGATTCCTGTTCTTGCGGGTCGATTTCAGTCACAAGTGTGGATCTCTTTTTTCCTAGGGTTGTTTGCTGTTCTAGGGTATAGCGGATTATTGTTCGGTTCAACTTATCCCGTACTCATCGTAAGTATCATCTTTATTGGGATAGCGTTAGGCGGAAGCTTTCCTTTAGCTCTTACTTATATTGGCCTTCGTACGCAAACTGGCCAACAGACGGCAGCTTTATCGGGGATGGCACAATCAACAGGATATGTTCTTGCAGCCATTGGTCCTCTATTTATTGGATATTTATATGACCTCACACATGCATGGACCGTTCCTCTAGTTTTGTTAATTGTCGTATCGGTTGTATTAACGGTATTTGGGATGTTATCTGGGCGGGATCGGTATGTGTAG
- a CDS encoding MFS transporter → MDKQTSSFRWVVFASVLFTYLLMASQRTAPGLITDQVMRDFQVTASTIGLLTSIQFFVYTGLQIPMGILADRYGPNFFLIVGALLTGVGTMIYSLGTHEFVLFFARILTGTGDATIWVNMVLILGQWFNRKEFVRLIGLAGMTGSLGFLLATVPFSAWISVLGWRPTFFSAGLLLCLCGFLLYLVLLKKPKQLSLTDTVYVKNETSRGKIRTLLQRIFSNRQVWALFCCHFGVVGAYVGFIGSWAVPYGMTVYEMTRSEASQFIMIGLIGALIGAPLASWISSRLGTIKRPYVIIHILTLLGWICFLLFHGNPPVIMLYLLFFMIGFGFGASALTFALVRQTFPINESGLVSGIANTGGFLSAVLLPSIFGMVLDHFPSGVGNVGDGYYYGFITPVLFSIIGLMGIIFIKEKRLVREIE, encoded by the coding sequence GTGGATAAACAAACTAGCAGTTTTAGATGGGTGGTATTTGCTTCTGTACTGTTTACTTATTTATTAATGGCGAGCCAGCGAACGGCCCCGGGCTTGATCACAGACCAAGTGATGAGGGACTTTCAGGTGACAGCCTCAACGATTGGGTTACTGACAAGTATACAATTTTTTGTCTACACGGGCTTACAAATTCCGATGGGAATACTGGCAGACCGATATGGTCCGAATTTTTTTCTAATTGTCGGTGCGTTACTTACGGGAGTAGGAACGATGATTTATAGTCTGGGTACGCATGAATTTGTCCTGTTTTTTGCAAGAATATTAACAGGGACGGGGGATGCAACCATTTGGGTCAATATGGTGTTGATTCTTGGACAATGGTTTAATCGAAAGGAATTTGTTCGTTTAATCGGTCTTGCGGGTATGACAGGAAGCCTGGGTTTCCTTTTGGCAACCGTCCCATTCTCTGCTTGGATTAGCGTTCTTGGCTGGAGGCCCACCTTTTTTTCAGCAGGATTGCTCTTATGTCTGTGTGGTTTTCTCCTTTATCTAGTTCTTTTAAAAAAACCAAAGCAACTGTCTTTGACAGATACAGTATACGTAAAAAATGAGACATCACGAGGGAAAATACGAACTTTATTACAGAGAATTTTTTCGAATCGACAGGTATGGGCTTTATTTTGTTGTCATTTTGGGGTTGTCGGTGCGTATGTGGGGTTTATCGGATCCTGGGCGGTACCGTATGGGATGACGGTGTATGAGATGACAAGATCTGAAGCGAGTCAGTTTATCATGATAGGTTTGATTGGGGCATTGATAGGAGCGCCTCTAGCTAGCTGGATTTCAAGTCGATTAGGGACCATTAAACGGCCGTATGTGATCATTCATATCCTTACTTTATTAGGGTGGATTTGCTTTCTTCTTTTTCATGGGAATCCGCCTGTTATCATGCTTTACTTGCTGTTCTTTATGATTGGCTTTGGATTTGGGGCAAGTGCCTTGACCTTTGCACTTGTTCGTCAGACGTTTCCAATAAACGAATCAGGCCTTGTTTCTGGCATTGCGAATACAGGGGGATTTTTGAGTGCCGTCCTGCTGCCAAGCATATTTGGAATGGTGTTGGATCATTTTCCATCTGGAGTAGGTAATGTGGGGGATGGATACTATTACGGTTTCATCACGCCTGTTCTTTTTTCTATCATTGGGTTGATGGGAATCATTTTTATCAAGGAAAAACGACTAGTAAGAGAAATAGAATAA
- a CDS encoding DUF6944 family repetitive protein produces the protein MKNEKSHNNTHPSNKEEEKNVEVLKLKQQIAVNVWIQAFGLISEAIALTKLSFLEEQEPGSQEILKGVWIQVIGQFAEAVGVTLQLLFTDDLSLLRGQRMATTGDWLQSIGAAVEAVGGEIAIQSGTPEELVP, from the coding sequence ATGAAAAATGAGAAGTCACATAACAACACCCACCCCTCTAATAAAGAAGAGGAAAAGAATGTAGAAGTCTTAAAACTGAAACAACAAATTGCCGTCAATGTTTGGATACAAGCTTTTGGACTAATTTCAGAGGCTATTGCTTTAACCAAATTATCTTTTCTCGAGGAACAAGAACCCGGTTCACAAGAAATCCTTAAAGGCGTTTGGATTCAAGTGATCGGCCAGTTTGCAGAGGCCGTTGGAGTTACTTTACAATTATTATTTACAGACGATTTATCGTTACTCAGAGGGCAAAGAATGGCAACAACAGGCGACTGGCTCCAATCGATCGGTGCAGCAGTTGAAGCGGTTGGAGGGGAAATCGCCATTCAAAGTGGAACCCCTGAAGAATTAGTACCTTAA
- a CDS encoding IS4 family transposase has protein sequence MDNIISNQTVFSKCLSFLPFEKFKGSSLDNGVKKLTTANLMRICVAMQLGNWKSYEETEERIRAMDGTEELFGLTSISASQLSRRVNALPSVLPRQLFLDAVTQLNKLTSNRKGIPSLGRLHLVDSSSLLLGPTLGKWTYFTKHSNCVKLHTRIVITDPGTAYPDMVIPSTGNVDDREVMLNLVVDPHATHVMDRGYVDYKKMDHWVENRIPFAMRIQAGHKANMIKSYEVPAGSRVKLDALVVMGSSFRSMEQPLRLVEFTDEEGKEYRVVTNRWDLKAEEVTELYRHRWMIELFFKWMKQHLRLVKLQSTQPQGIWNQIFFAMAAYCVTLYVRLVENNKKTTWKVLTLLRIHAERTWESFLNELHRLPQRTSKGRQKSHHPPNEIELHDAGVAIVKQVGVSTSSMAKYKKQRK, from the coding sequence ATGGATAACATCATATCAAATCAAACTGTATTTAGTAAATGCCTTTCTTTCTTACCATTTGAAAAATTTAAGGGTTCGTCCTTAGACAACGGAGTAAAAAAACTGACCACCGCTAATTTAATGAGGATTTGTGTCGCTATGCAACTAGGAAATTGGAAATCCTACGAGGAAACAGAAGAACGTATTCGTGCCATGGATGGTACAGAAGAACTGTTTGGCCTCACTAGTATAAGTGCATCTCAACTAAGTCGTCGAGTCAATGCCTTACCTTCGGTCCTGCCACGGCAGTTATTTCTTGATGCTGTTACCCAGTTGAATAAATTGACGAGTAACAGAAAAGGGATCCCTTCTTTGGGCCGTCTGCATCTCGTAGATTCCTCTTCTCTGCTTCTTGGACCTACACTAGGAAAATGGACGTATTTTACAAAGCATAGTAATTGCGTGAAGCTACATACTCGGATTGTGATAACCGATCCCGGCACAGCTTATCCCGACATGGTCATTCCTTCTACAGGTAATGTGGATGATCGTGAAGTCATGCTTAATCTCGTGGTAGACCCTCATGCGACCCATGTGATGGACCGTGGCTATGTGGATTACAAAAAAATGGACCATTGGGTGGAAAACCGGATTCCATTCGCCATGCGTATCCAAGCTGGGCATAAGGCGAACATGATAAAATCCTATGAAGTTCCCGCTGGCAGTAGGGTTAAGCTAGACGCCTTAGTCGTCATGGGGAGTAGTTTTAGATCCATGGAACAGCCCCTTCGTCTTGTGGAATTCACGGATGAAGAAGGGAAAGAGTACCGTGTAGTAACCAATCGGTGGGATTTGAAAGCTGAAGAAGTAACTGAATTGTACCGGCACCGTTGGATGATTGAACTATTTTTTAAGTGGATGAAACAACATCTACGTCTAGTTAAACTACAAAGTACCCAACCTCAAGGAATCTGGAACCAGATTTTCTTTGCTATGGCGGCGTACTGTGTCACTTTATATGTTAGGTTAGTTGAGAATAATAAGAAGACCACCTGGAAAGTGCTCACCCTTCTTCGCATCCATGCCGAAAGGACATGGGAAAGTTTTCTCAATGAGTTACACCGGTTACCACAAAGAACATCTAAAGGAAGACAAAAGAGCCATCACCCGCCAAATGAAATTGAACTTCATGATGCAGGTGTGGCAATTGTAAAACAGGTGGGGGTAAGTACTAGTTCAATGGCAAAATATAAAAAACAAAGAAAATAA
- a CDS encoding helix-turn-helix domain-containing protein — protein MGNDLLETLMEMTEEEQMILEQSSEIKKDLYTNQTSFIIESEKFLNPNEMIMLRKHTRFIDFPKHRHNYIEINYVFHGELKQKVGTENVHLKQGELLFLNQHIEHEIEACAKEDIIINFIIQPKFFDFIFSYLSSTNLMSNFIINSLYNHTQNGQYLYFAVTHVEAIQELIKKMIDEIMEPSLFSEATLKLYMGLLMIELLKHTDKLKQNELSTEHHYILVETMKYIDEHYQNASLYELAEQLNQPHYAVSKQIKQATKYTFKELLQEKRLTKAKEFLERTDMPITKIIDEVGYDNMSYFYRIFKSKYGKTPKDYRVELKGR, from the coding sequence ATGGGAAATGATCTTCTTGAAACCTTGATGGAAATGACTGAAGAAGAACAGATGATTCTCGAGCAAAGTAGTGAAATCAAAAAGGACCTTTATACGAATCAAACGTCTTTTATTATTGAAAGTGAAAAGTTCTTGAATCCAAACGAGATGATTATGCTGAGAAAGCATACCCGATTTATTGATTTTCCCAAGCATCGCCACAATTATATCGAAATTAATTACGTGTTCCATGGGGAGTTAAAGCAGAAGGTTGGAACGGAGAATGTCCACTTAAAGCAGGGTGAACTTTTATTCTTGAACCAGCATATTGAACACGAAATTGAAGCTTGTGCAAAAGAGGATATTATCATTAATTTTATTATTCAGCCAAAATTCTTTGATTTCATTTTTTCCTATTTATCCTCCACCAATTTAATGAGTAACTTCATTATAAACAGTCTCTATAATCACACGCAGAATGGACAATACTTGTACTTTGCCGTTACCCATGTGGAGGCCATTCAAGAGTTAATTAAGAAGATGATCGATGAAATCATGGAACCATCGTTATTTTCAGAGGCGACCTTAAAGCTTTATATGGGGCTTTTAATGATTGAGCTATTAAAGCACACAGATAAGTTAAAGCAAAATGAACTAAGCACCGAGCACCATTATATCCTTGTCGAGACGATGAAGTATATTGATGAACATTACCAAAATGCTTCTCTCTATGAGTTAGCCGAGCAATTGAATCAGCCTCACTACGCGGTCAGTAAGCAAATCAAGCAGGCGACAAAGTATACTTTTAAAGAGCTTCTACAAGAAAAAAGACTTACGAAAGCAAAAGAGTTTCTAGAAAGAACCGACATGCCCATTACAAAAATCATTGATGAAGTCGGCTACGATAATATGAGCTACTTCTACCGGATTTTTAAAAGCAAATACGGAAAAACTCCTAAGGACTATCGAGTGGAGCTGAAAGGCAGATGA
- a CDS encoding YetF domain-containing protein: MVIYTTLLLNSKYQKPDKQDLNLPESPVDVPTSLKIDGEILWDNLHELGFDQQWLDNQLTTNGYNNVKRILYADWRESEGIHVSPK; the protein is encoded by the coding sequence ATAGTTATTTACACAACACTATTATTAAATTCCAAGTATCAAAAACCAGACAAGCAAGATCTCAATCTTCCAGAAAGTCCAGTAGACGTCCCAACATCGTTAAAAATAGATGGGGAAATTTTATGGGATAATTTACATGAACTCGGATTTGATCAACAGTGGTTAGATAACCAATTAACTACTAATGGATATAATAATGTAAAGCGTATACTCTATGCAGATTGGCGAGAGAGTGAAGGCATACATGTAAGTCCTAAATAA
- a CDS encoding YitT family protein produces the protein MPYFMKAVAILVGSMSIALGINTFLIPNKVLDGGIIGLGLIISYLLNTNAGFTIMVLSIPIFALAWFKYRSYFFNSLHGMLLSSFFIDLFHNVNQVPIKFSPILSSFTGGVFIGFGIGLMLRFETSTGGTDLLAQYFSEFIKINVGIIILIMDVFVICLGGLFVSTETFFLSAITISSGGITTSLCTWNFKSNDY, from the coding sequence ATGCCATATTTTATGAAAGCAGTTGCTATTCTTGTAGGCAGCATGTCAATAGCGTTGGGAATAAATACTTTTTTAATACCAAACAAAGTTTTAGATGGCGGAATTATTGGCCTAGGTTTAATTATTAGTTATTTATTAAATACAAACGCCGGGTTCACGATAATGGTATTGAGCATCCCCATTTTTGCTCTAGCTTGGTTTAAGTATCGTTCATATTTTTTTAATAGTTTGCACGGTATGCTTTTATCATCATTTTTTATTGACCTTTTTCATAACGTTAATCAAGTTCCTATAAAATTTTCACCAATTCTTAGTTCATTTACAGGTGGTGTATTCATTGGTTTTGGCATTGGTCTTATGCTTCGCTTCGAGACAAGCACAGGTGGAACAGATTTATTAGCCCAGTACTTTTCTGAATTCATTAAAATTAATGTTGGGATCATCATTCTCATTATGGATGTTTTTGTTATTTGTCTTGGGGGTTTATTCGTTTCAACAGAAACTTTCTTTCTTTCGGCTATAACTATTTCATCTGGTGGAATAACTACAAGCCTTTGCACTTGGAATTTTAAAAGCAATGATTATTGA
- a CDS encoding DUF421 domain-containing protein codes for MPEWLDIAVRSAFFVTVLFFITKWLGKKQISELTFFEYVTGISIGNIGAEVAIGLERNIFHGIIGIVIFAAIPFFGGLISLKSKRFRNFVDGKATVFIKDGKIMEDNLKKERFTTDELLDLLRRKDVFQVSDVEFAVLEATGDLSVMLKKENQPLTAKDLNLSVPSIKEPQTVIMDGVIMDEPLATIGRSRAWLHTELDKLGVTVENVFLGQINSFGELTVDLFDDKLQVASPQERPLILSTLKKCQADLELFALGTESKEAKQMYSKNSEKLQEAIDKVMPILKG; via the coding sequence GTGCCTGAATGGTTAGATATAGCTGTACGCTCAGCATTTTTTGTTACTGTTTTATTTTTCATTACAAAATGGTTAGGGAAAAAGCAAATTTCCGAACTAACTTTCTTTGAATATGTCACCGGTATTTCTATTGGGAATATTGGTGCAGAAGTGGCTATTGGACTTGAACGGAACATTTTTCACGGAATTATTGGAATTGTCATTTTTGCGGCTATTCCCTTTTTCGGTGGTTTAATTTCATTAAAAAGTAAACGTTTTCGCAATTTTGTAGACGGAAAAGCAACTGTATTTATCAAAGATGGGAAGATTATGGAAGATAATTTAAAAAAGGAAAGATTTACGACAGATGAACTGTTAGATCTCCTTCGCAGGAAGGATGTCTTTCAAGTCTCTGATGTAGAATTTGCTGTTTTAGAGGCAACAGGTGATTTATCTGTGATGCTAAAGAAAGAAAATCAACCTTTAACAGCAAAGGATTTAAACTTATCCGTTCCTTCTATCAAAGAGCCTCAAACTGTCATTATGGATGGGGTCATAATGGATGAACCACTAGCTACAATTGGACGAAGTCGTGCATGGTTACATACAGAGTTAGATAAACTAGGGGTTACGGTTGAAAATGTATTTCTTGGACAAATTAATTCTTTTGGAGAGTTAACGGTTGACCTTTTTGATGATAAGTTGCAAGTTGCATCCCCTCAAGAAAGACCTTTAATTCTTTCAACTCTAAAAAAATGTCAAGCTGACTTAGAGTTGTTTGCTCTTGGAACCGAATCAAAAGAAGCTAAGCAAATGTATAGTAAAAATAGTGAAAAACTACAAGAAGCTATTGATAAAGTGATGCCTATTTTAAAAGGATAA
- a CDS encoding DUF1657 domain-containing protein, which translates to MTVGSDVKQCFASLKGVEVSLSSLALRTLDDESKRTLHEAMMVVHEVTKDFKKRVGELEGEELQYKGF; encoded by the coding sequence ATGACAGTAGGATCAGATGTTAAACAGTGTTTTGCCAGTCTAAAAGGGGTAGAAGTAAGTCTCTCAAGTTTAGCATTACGGACTCTTGATGATGAATCGAAGCGAACTTTGCATGAGGCTATGATGGTCGTACACGAAGTAACAAAAGATTTTAAAAAAAGAGTAGGAGAACTAGAAGGAGAGGAACTTCAGTACAAAGGTTTCTAG